The following proteins come from a genomic window of Nitrospira sp.:
- a CDS encoding fatty acid desaturase, with product MSDVPTMSQTKAQDFWYSFLRWFDSWAGLEHTKIEGPPKVDWVRSVPFIVVHLMCLGVLWVGWSWTAVAVAIAFYFIRMFAITGWYHRYFSHRTFKTSRTVQFLFALLGSSCAQRGPLWWAGHHRHHHIASDTPDDVHSPRQGGFLWSHMGWVMSQTHYAPRLKGIADFAKFPELRFLDRFDVLVPTVTGFGMFGFGKLLEAYAPELGTNGPQMLIWGFFISTVALFHGTCTINSLSHVYGSQRYETGDDSRNNFFLALVTMGEGWHNNHHYYPAATRQGFYWWEIDMTYYCLKGLEWMGLVWDIRGVPGYVREGKTKHDSDRSVLKKKIEAAVKATELPAPQPQLELTPP from the coding sequence ATGTCCGACGTGCCAACGATGAGCCAGACAAAAGCCCAGGACTTTTGGTATTCATTTCTTCGCTGGTTTGACTCCTGGGCAGGCCTTGAACACACGAAAATAGAAGGGCCTCCCAAGGTAGACTGGGTTCGGAGTGTCCCCTTTATTGTTGTGCATCTGATGTGTTTGGGCGTGTTGTGGGTAGGATGGAGCTGGACTGCTGTCGCCGTCGCGATCGCCTTCTATTTCATCCGCATGTTCGCGATTACCGGATGGTACCATCGCTACTTCTCGCACCGCACGTTCAAAACTTCGCGCACCGTCCAATTCCTCTTTGCATTGTTAGGCAGTTCCTGCGCTCAACGTGGCCCCTTATGGTGGGCGGGCCATCATCGTCATCACCACATCGCATCCGACACGCCGGACGATGTGCATTCCCCGCGTCAAGGGGGATTCCTCTGGTCACACATGGGCTGGGTCATGTCGCAAACGCATTATGCTCCACGACTCAAAGGGATTGCCGATTTCGCGAAGTTTCCTGAGCTGCGGTTTCTCGACCGATTTGATGTCCTCGTTCCCACCGTAACCGGGTTCGGAATGTTCGGATTCGGCAAGCTGCTGGAAGCCTACGCACCAGAGCTCGGCACCAACGGCCCCCAGATGCTGATTTGGGGATTTTTCATCTCGACGGTGGCATTGTTCCATGGAACCTGCACCATCAATTCCTTGTCCCATGTCTATGGCTCACAACGGTACGAGACCGGTGACGATAGCCGAAACAACTTTTTCTTGGCCCTCGTGACTATGGGAGAAGGGTGGCACAATAACCACCATTATTATCCAGCCGCGACCAGGCAAGGCTTCTATTGGTGGGAAATCGATATGACCTATTATTGCCTGAAAGGGCTCGAATGGATGGGATTGGTGTGGGATATCCGTGGAGTCCCCGGGTATGTGCGTGAGGGAAAAACCAAGCATGATTCAGACCGCAGCGTCCTCAAAAAGAAGATTGAAGCAGCGGTGAAAGCGACGGAACTGCCAGCGCCTCAGCCTCAACTTGAGCTGACCCCTCCCTAA
- a CDS encoding Cyclopropane-fatty-acyl-phospholipid synthase — MSQGSLVSQASRQIAGTVLNHGIRRLAERVRSNGGQPLDLILPDGSRLNFGQEPRVVLAIRDPTLLPALTHPTLGSLGEAFVDGRIDIDGDIISVIASAERLVEAGGSPATARIPASSACHTPQQDLDDIKHHYDVSNDFYRLWLDERMIYSCAYFQTGEETIDAAQEAKLDHICRKLRLKPGERFLDIGCGWGGLIVHAARRYGVHAVGITLSDNQFALAKERVKAAGLERQIEVLLLDYRDAPERLGESTFDKISSIGMFEHVGRNNFHLYFGTVRRLLRDRGLFMNHGITSPDADGRTVGSGVSEFMDKYVFPHTELPHLHVVIAEMARQNFEIYDVESLRPHYARTLAHWSRRLERELVAARNMVGERTLRIWRTYLAGSSLAFSQGWLTVYQVLASRQEAGGPTELPLTRAWMYH, encoded by the coding sequence ATGTCTCAGGGCAGTCTCGTCTCGCAGGCATCGCGACAGATTGCGGGTACGGTGCTGAATCATGGCATTCGACGGCTGGCGGAAAGAGTCCGATCAAACGGCGGCCAACCCCTTGACCTCATTCTTCCCGACGGTTCGCGCCTCAATTTCGGCCAGGAACCTCGTGTGGTACTCGCAATCCGCGATCCAACCTTGCTGCCGGCATTAACCCATCCCACGCTCGGATCGCTCGGAGAGGCATTCGTCGATGGGCGCATCGATATCGACGGCGATATCATATCCGTGATCGCCAGCGCTGAGCGCCTCGTGGAGGCAGGTGGCTCACCGGCGACGGCTCGAATCCCCGCGTCGTCGGCATGCCACACTCCCCAACAGGATCTCGACGATATTAAACATCACTACGACGTCAGCAACGATTTTTACCGGCTCTGGCTGGATGAACGTATGATCTATTCTTGCGCGTATTTCCAAACCGGAGAGGAAACGATCGATGCCGCGCAAGAAGCCAAGCTTGATCATATCTGCCGCAAGCTCCGCCTTAAACCCGGTGAACGGTTCCTCGACATCGGCTGCGGCTGGGGTGGGCTGATTGTTCATGCCGCCCGACGCTACGGGGTCCATGCGGTCGGGATCACGCTCTCGGACAATCAGTTCGCGTTGGCCAAGGAGCGTGTCAAGGCGGCAGGCCTTGAACGACAGATCGAGGTACTCCTGCTGGATTATCGCGACGCGCCGGAAAGATTAGGGGAGAGCACCTTCGACAAAATTTCCAGTATCGGCATGTTCGAACATGTCGGCCGGAACAATTTCCACCTCTACTTCGGCACTGTTCGGCGCCTATTGCGCGATCGAGGGTTGTTTATGAACCACGGCATCACCTCACCCGATGCCGACGGGCGCACGGTCGGCTCCGGAGTGAGCGAGTTTATGGACAAGTACGTGTTCCCGCATACCGAACTTCCCCATCTCCATGTGGTGATCGCAGAGATGGCGAGACAGAACTTTGAAATCTATGACGTCGAAAGTCTACGGCCGCACTATGCTCGGACGCTCGCACACTGGTCACGCAGACTGGAAAGAGAACTCGTCGCAGCTCGTAACATGGTCGGTGAACGGACGCTCCGTATATGGCGCACCTATCTCGCAGGTTCCTCTCTGGCGTTTTCGCAAGGCTGGCTGACCGTCTATCAGGTGTTGGCCAGCCGCCAAGAAGCCGGCGGCCCGACCGAACTCCCGTTGACCCGGGCATGGATGTATCACTGA
- a CDS encoding Uroporphyrinogen III decarboxylase, whose translation MSEYRTLRAKHSILEMCKTPELAAQVTLQPIHRFPLDAAIIFADILLPLEPMGISLEFAAGEGPVIHNPVRDRAAVDRLKVIDGDELEYVAEAIRHARRALDGRVPLIGFAGAPFTLASYAIEGGGSRNYLHTKQMMYGDPTAWHRLMDKFARVLTGYLRRQIQAGAQAIQLFDSWVGCLSAGDYAEYVMPHVQRIFDGLKREGVPMIHFGTGTTAILRQMREAGGDVIGIDWRVHLDEAWTMVGHDRAVQGNLDPLVLFAPLHEIERRVEDILRRAGRRPGHIFNLGHGILPTTPVEHVAAAIDMVHKLSQR comes from the coding sequence ATGTCCGAATATCGGACATTGCGTGCAAAACATTCGATCCTCGAAATGTGCAAGACGCCTGAGCTTGCAGCTCAAGTGACTCTTCAGCCGATTCACCGATTTCCGTTGGATGCCGCCATTATTTTTGCCGACATCCTGTTGCCATTGGAACCAATGGGGATCAGTCTTGAGTTTGCCGCAGGGGAGGGACCCGTCATTCACAATCCGGTCCGCGACCGAGCTGCGGTGGATCGCCTGAAAGTGATTGACGGTGACGAACTGGAGTATGTGGCCGAGGCTATCCGCCACGCTCGACGTGCTCTTGACGGACGAGTACCGCTGATCGGGTTTGCCGGTGCGCCGTTCACGCTCGCAAGCTACGCCATTGAGGGCGGAGGATCACGCAACTATCTGCACACCAAGCAGATGATGTATGGCGACCCCACTGCTTGGCATCGTCTCATGGACAAGTTTGCGCGGGTGCTCACCGGATATCTTCGGCGGCAGATCCAGGCGGGAGCTCAGGCGATTCAACTCTTTGATAGCTGGGTCGGCTGCCTCTCGGCCGGTGATTATGCCGAATATGTGATGCCGCACGTCCAGCGGATTTTCGATGGGCTCAAGCGGGAAGGGGTGCCGATGATTCATTTCGGCACCGGCACCACGGCCATTCTGCGGCAGATGCGCGAGGCAGGCGGGGATGTCATTGGAATCGACTGGCGGGTTCACCTGGATGAGGCATGGACCATGGTCGGACATGATCGCGCCGTGCAAGGCAACCTCGATCCGCTCGTATTGTTTGCGCCGCTCCATGAAATCGAGCGCCGCGTGGAAGATATCTTGCGACGAGCCGGTAGACGTCCCGGACACATCTTCAACCTCGGTCACGGTATTCTGCCCACGACACCGGTCGAACACGTGGCCGCGGCGATCGACATGGTGCATAAGCTCAGCCAACGCTAG
- a CDS encoding Coproporphyrin ferrochelatase gives MPESQRHTAVLLMAMGGPDCLENVEPFLRDVRGGRPTPPALVDEIRERYRVTGGKSPAVSITQEVAKKLERRLNVATHRRYRYKVYVGLRHWHPFIKETYAELLKESPEQIIGVCMAPQQSSLSTGAYRRKVEEARAECGDRTDVTYVGSWNRHPRLIAALVDNIRLGLLAFPSDVRATVAVLFTAHSLPERIVAMKDPYPDEVNGTVEEVTRFLGNQPIYFAYQSQGRSNEPWLGPAVESMLETIQQAGHRHVLVAPIGFLCDHVETLFDIDIELKQLAAGKGMRLERIAMLNDSPALIETLLDVLTTHESSFCIQP, from the coding sequence ATGCCTGAATCGCAACGTCATACTGCGGTGCTGCTCATGGCCATGGGAGGACCCGATTGCCTGGAGAACGTCGAGCCGTTTTTGCGCGATGTTCGAGGAGGCCGACCGACACCTCCAGCGCTCGTGGACGAGATTCGTGAGCGATACCGAGTCACCGGTGGCAAATCACCGGCTGTCTCCATTACGCAGGAGGTCGCGAAGAAACTCGAGCGACGATTGAATGTAGCAACTCACAGACGCTATCGCTATAAGGTGTACGTCGGTTTGCGGCATTGGCATCCCTTCATCAAAGAAACATACGCCGAACTGTTGAAAGAATCACCGGAACAGATCATCGGGGTCTGTATGGCTCCCCAACAATCCTCTCTGAGTACGGGAGCCTATCGGAGAAAAGTCGAAGAAGCCCGTGCCGAATGTGGAGATCGGACCGATGTGACATATGTCGGCAGTTGGAACCGGCATCCTCGATTGATTGCCGCTCTCGTGGATAATATCCGATTAGGGCTCCTCGCGTTTCCGTCCGACGTGCGCGCAACGGTGGCGGTGTTGTTTACTGCGCATAGTCTGCCGGAACGGATCGTAGCCATGAAGGATCCCTATCCTGACGAAGTAAACGGTACGGTCGAAGAGGTGACACGGTTTCTAGGCAACCAACCGATCTACTTTGCCTACCAAAGTCAGGGACGATCAAACGAGCCATGGCTGGGACCCGCCGTGGAATCCATGTTGGAAACCATTCAGCAGGCTGGACACCGGCATGTGCTGGTGGCGCCCATTGGGTTTCTTTGCGACCACGTGGAAACCCTCTTTGATATCGATATAGAACTCAAGCAATTGGCTGCCGGTAAAGGCATGCGCCTTGAGCGTATTGCCATGCTGAATGACTCGCCTGCACTCATCGAGACGTTGCTCGACGTCTTGACGACACACGAATCCTCTTTCTGCATTCAGCCGTGA
- a CDS encoding Sulfate transport system permease protein CysT, protein MHLLLKQPSVLPGFGLTLGFALFYFSLIVLIPLSGLFVKTSTLSWEQFWDIVTNPRAMASYQLTFGASLVGALVNGVFGSIIAWVLVRYRFSGRSLIDALVDLPFALPTAVAGITLTAIYAPNGWIGRYLEPLGIKVAFTPLGVLIALTFIGLPFVVRTVQPVLQDLDKEVEEAATTLGANRWQTFRAVIVPELWPALLTGIAMAFARAVGEYGSVIFIAGNMPLKSEITPLLIMTKLEQYDYSGATALGVVMLVVSFVLALAINLLQWWSSTRHMHQ, encoded by the coding sequence ATGCACCTTTTGCTGAAACAGCCCAGCGTTCTTCCCGGATTCGGCCTGACTTTAGGGTTTGCTCTCTTTTATTTCAGTCTCATCGTGCTGATTCCTCTCAGCGGGCTCTTTGTGAAGACCAGTACCTTATCGTGGGAACAATTCTGGGACATCGTCACCAATCCACGGGCGATGGCCTCCTACCAGCTGACGTTCGGTGCTTCGTTGGTCGGAGCGCTCGTCAATGGGGTGTTTGGGTCGATCATTGCGTGGGTATTGGTGCGGTACCGTTTCTCGGGCCGTTCTCTTATTGATGCGCTCGTCGATCTTCCGTTTGCCCTGCCGACTGCGGTCGCCGGTATTACGTTGACGGCAATCTATGCGCCGAACGGGTGGATCGGGCGATATCTGGAGCCGTTGGGTATCAAGGTGGCCTTCACCCCGTTGGGAGTCCTTATCGCATTGACCTTCATCGGGTTGCCGTTCGTCGTCCGTACCGTGCAGCCCGTGTTGCAGGATTTGGATAAAGAAGTTGAAGAGGCCGCCACCACGCTGGGGGCTAATCGATGGCAAACGTTTCGAGCGGTCATCGTCCCAGAACTCTGGCCAGCCCTTCTGACCGGGATCGCGATGGCATTCGCGCGTGCCGTCGGGGAATACGGGTCGGTCATTTTCATCGCGGGTAATATGCCGCTGAAATCGGAAATTACCCCACTCCTGATCATGACGAAGTTGGAGCAGTACGATTATTCGGGAGCCACGGCGCTGGGCGTTGTGATGCTGGTGGTATCGTTCGTCCTGGCCTTGGCGATCAACCTCCTTCAGTGGTGGAGCAGTACCCGCCACATGCATCAATAG
- a CDS encoding Sulfate transport system permease protein CysW produces MDSVTIIADKDVQWKESLTTESALVRRLLLSAALLYLTLFLFIPLVAIFTEALKHGLSGYIDSFLNEDALAAIRLTLLVAAVAVPLNAVFGVAAAWAIAKFEFVGKQALITLIDMPLAVSPVISGLIYVLLFGAQGWLGPWLAEHDIKIIFALPGILLATIFVTVPFVARELIPLMQSQGREEEEAAITLGASGWQMFVRVTLPNIKWSLLYGVILCNARAMGEFGAVSVVSGHIRGLTNTLPLHVEILYNEYNAVSAFAVASLLTLLAIVTLSAKTLIERKTASAIQLRSQRQVGQGK; encoded by the coding sequence ATGGACTCCGTCACAATTATCGCCGATAAGGATGTACAGTGGAAAGAATCGCTCACCACTGAAAGCGCGCTTGTCCGCCGATTGCTTCTTTCCGCCGCTTTGTTGTACCTCACGCTCTTTTTGTTCATTCCTCTTGTCGCCATCTTTACCGAGGCGTTGAAACACGGATTATCCGGTTACATCGATTCGTTTCTCAATGAAGATGCCCTCGCAGCTATTCGTTTGACCCTCCTCGTTGCGGCGGTGGCTGTGCCGCTGAATGCCGTGTTTGGAGTGGCGGCAGCTTGGGCCATCGCCAAGTTCGAGTTCGTGGGCAAACAGGCGCTTATTACTCTGATCGATATGCCGTTGGCCGTCTCTCCGGTGATCTCGGGATTGATCTACGTGCTGCTGTTCGGAGCTCAAGGCTGGCTGGGCCCATGGCTGGCGGAACATGACATCAAGATTATTTTTGCATTGCCCGGCATCCTCCTCGCGACGATCTTTGTCACTGTTCCGTTTGTCGCCCGTGAACTCATTCCCCTGATGCAATCGCAAGGACGGGAGGAGGAGGAAGCGGCTATCACACTCGGAGCCTCGGGCTGGCAGATGTTCGTGCGTGTGACGCTGCCGAATATCAAATGGAGCCTCCTCTATGGAGTGATCCTGTGCAATGCGCGTGCGATGGGAGAGTTCGGTGCGGTGTCGGTCGTCTCCGGCCATATCCGCGGACTGACGAATACGCTGCCGCTGCATGTGGAAATTCTCTACAACGAGTACAACGCCGTGTCGGCATTCGCCGTGGCCTCGCTCCTGACCTTGCTGGCGATCGTGACGCTCTCGGCGAAGACGCTGATCGAACGGAAAACCGCCTCGGCTATTCAGCTCAGGAGCCAGCGGCAAGTGGGTCAGGGCAAATAA
- a CDS encoding phosphate ABC transporter, periplasmic phosphate-binding protein PstS: MTLGRFVTRLLVGLALCVSHTDILAQTAGSLVIVGNGPEQTTIEALARAFEKANPRAYVDIMWDEDSNPIQSVKTGQAQIAITGAEDPALSQTQIGWDGIGIVVHLSNFTKEVTKQQAADIFSGKIKEWSDLGGPETKILLIDRPRNQNVREAFETQLGIAGKIPDSAKVIGLDEAVVKTVVGTLPPLSATSYISLSTGLSAVSGGVAVRLLPVDKVEPEVPTVKDGRYSLRRPLLLLSKNEPNTLVEAFAKFALSPPGQAIIGEIYVPMPNQ, encoded by the coding sequence ATGACCCTGGGACGGTTCGTAACCAGGCTGCTCGTCGGACTGGCCCTTTGTGTTTCCCATACCGACATCTTGGCTCAAACAGCCGGAAGCCTGGTCATTGTCGGTAATGGGCCGGAGCAAACAACTATCGAAGCCTTGGCTCGAGCCTTTGAAAAGGCCAATCCCCGTGCCTATGTCGACATCATGTGGGATGAGGATTCCAATCCTATCCAATCGGTCAAAACAGGCCAGGCTCAGATCGCCATCACAGGGGCTGAAGATCCGGCTTTATCGCAGACGCAGATAGGGTGGGATGGAATCGGCATTGTGGTCCATTTATCCAACTTCACCAAAGAAGTGACCAAGCAGCAAGCCGCCGACATTTTTTCGGGAAAGATCAAGGAGTGGTCGGATTTAGGCGGGCCCGAGACAAAGATTCTCCTGATCGATAGGCCGCGTAACCAGAACGTTCGTGAAGCCTTTGAAACCCAACTCGGGATAGCGGGCAAAATTCCAGATTCCGCCAAAGTGATCGGCCTTGATGAGGCCGTCGTGAAGACTGTTGTCGGTACCCTGCCACCCCTCTCCGCAACGTCCTATATTTCATTGAGTACCGGCCTCTCAGCCGTCTCGGGCGGCGTCGCCGTCCGCTTATTGCCGGTGGATAAGGTCGAACCGGAAGTGCCGACCGTGAAGGACGGCCGCTACAGCCTCCGTCGCCCTCTGTTGCTCCTTTCGAAAAATGAACCGAACACGCTGGTTGAGGCCTTTGCAAAGTTTGCGCTCTCCCCTCCCGGACAAGCGATTATCGGAGAAATCTATGTTCCAATGCCGAACCAGTAA
- a CDS encoding Protoporphyrinogen IX oxidase, aerobic, HemY, protein MTRPPTVVIVGGGISGLVAAFSLQEKATKAGLPVRCTILESDSSWGGKIVTHRVGGMVTEAGPDSFLSQKQAGLDLCVKLGLADQLINTNETGKKACVLYKGRLHDLPEGLLSFVPKQLGSFFRSGLLTWTGLARMGLETAVPPGPATSDESLAAFLRRRFGVQAFERVLEPLMAGIYAGDAEQMSLRATFPRFFELEQQHGSIVRGMMAAKKAASQLSTVQPRRTMFVSLKNGLGDLVTALTNRLSQQGVELRVGARAEALRVRSHELGRWMYDLILQDGSALSADGVVLATPAYVSAGLLRPLTPIAGGLLDMIPYASTATVAMAFPRTLTSAIEGFGFVVPRTEQRQLIAATWTSLKWPYRAPADQLLVRCYVGGVGRENILQLDDDALTVTVREELAAVCGIRVEPRYAEVNRWWKAMPQYTLGHLDRLAQLETAVSRYPGLVLTGAGYRGVGIPDCICNGSVAGERVMQYLLGTRERQAEVKVERQ, encoded by the coding sequence GTGACTCGACCCCCTACAGTCGTGATAGTGGGGGGAGGCATTTCCGGCCTGGTCGCAGCTTTTTCACTCCAAGAGAAGGCGACCAAGGCCGGTCTTCCCGTTCGCTGCACGATTCTCGAATCCGACTCGTCCTGGGGAGGAAAGATCGTCACGCACCGAGTCGGCGGGATGGTGACTGAAGCCGGACCGGACTCCTTCCTTTCCCAAAAACAGGCCGGCCTCGATCTCTGCGTGAAGCTCGGCCTTGCCGATCAGCTCATCAATACCAATGAAACAGGCAAGAAGGCCTGTGTGCTGTATAAGGGACGACTGCACGATTTACCCGAAGGACTGCTCTCCTTTGTTCCGAAACAACTGGGGTCTTTCTTTCGGAGTGGTCTGCTTACCTGGACAGGCCTGGCTCGGATGGGGCTGGAGACGGCTGTTCCACCAGGCCCCGCAACGAGTGATGAATCGCTGGCGGCCTTTCTTCGCCGTCGGTTTGGAGTGCAAGCATTTGAGCGAGTCTTGGAACCGCTGATGGCCGGAATTTACGCGGGAGATGCCGAGCAGATGAGCCTACGAGCCACGTTCCCGCGGTTTTTTGAGTTGGAGCAACAGCATGGCAGCATCGTTCGCGGCATGATGGCCGCGAAGAAAGCCGCCTCGCAGCTTTCGACCGTTCAACCAAGACGGACGATGTTCGTCAGTTTAAAGAATGGTCTCGGTGATTTGGTGACCGCCCTGACGAATCGGCTGTCGCAGCAGGGGGTCGAGCTCCGTGTGGGTGCTCGAGCCGAGGCCCTCAGAGTGAGGTCTCATGAGCTCGGCCGCTGGATGTACGATCTTATTTTGCAAGATGGGTCGGCGCTTTCCGCTGACGGCGTCGTGCTTGCCACACCGGCGTATGTTTCAGCAGGGCTGTTGCGTCCATTGACGCCGATAGCCGGTGGACTCCTGGACATGATTCCCTATGCGTCGACTGCCACCGTTGCAATGGCGTTTCCACGAACTCTGACGAGTGCCATCGAAGGATTCGGATTTGTCGTGCCGCGAACGGAGCAGCGTCAGCTGATAGCCGCAACGTGGACGTCGCTCAAGTGGCCGTATCGCGCTCCGGCGGATCAGCTGTTGGTACGCTGCTATGTCGGTGGAGTAGGGCGAGAGAACATTCTCCAGCTGGATGATGATGCGCTGACGGTAACAGTCAGAGAGGAACTTGCCGCTGTATGCGGTATCAGAGTCGAACCCAGGTATGCGGAAGTGAATCGATGGTGGAAAGCAATGCCGCAGTACACGCTCGGCCATCTGGATCGATTGGCACAACTGGAAACGGCCGTGAGCCGCTATCCGGGACTCGTTCTAACCGGGGCTGGTTATCGCGGAGTCGGCATACCCGACTGCATTTGTAACGGATCTGTGGCAGGCGAGCGGGTCATGCAGTATCTTTTGGGCACTAGGGAAAGACAGGCTGAGGTTAAGGTCGAGAGACAGTGA
- a CDS encoding Permease of the drug/metabolite transporter (DMT) superfamily: protein MPRLALLLTTVIWGATFPATKAALEQIPPLSFLLLRFLLGTLLVLLWFVMCRRRLHHDRAVLGASALTTVFLFLGYLLQTVGLSHTSASNSAFLTALYVIFVPMILMRVDRRVVSATAIAVVGLWLLVKPDTSMNMGDVMTLGCAVAFAGHIICLERFTRRVDAPSLLVWQMVAMTVLFLPAPWWEETILSDFLPTTVLLIGLGVTGVLATLAFAIQMWAQRLVPAQQVALLFASEPAHAAWLSWYFLGETLDVQGWIGSALILLAVMIGAFGG from the coding sequence ATGCCCCGACTCGCCCTTCTACTGACCACGGTCATCTGGGGTGCGACATTTCCCGCGACTAAAGCAGCGCTTGAGCAGATCCCCCCGCTCTCTTTCTTGTTGCTTCGGTTCCTCCTCGGCACGCTGCTGGTGCTTCTGTGGTTTGTCATGTGCCGCCGTCGGCTGCACCATGATCGTGCCGTATTGGGAGCGAGCGCGCTTACGACCGTCTTCCTCTTTCTCGGATATCTGTTGCAAACGGTTGGGCTCAGCCATACGAGTGCCTCCAACTCAGCCTTTCTGACCGCCTTGTACGTGATCTTTGTGCCGATGATTCTCATGCGGGTCGACAGGCGGGTGGTGTCGGCTACGGCGATTGCAGTGGTTGGACTCTGGCTATTGGTCAAACCCGACACCTCTATGAATATGGGAGATGTCATGACGCTCGGGTGCGCCGTGGCATTTGCCGGGCATATCATTTGTCTTGAGCGGTTCACCAGGCGGGTCGATGCTCCGTCGCTATTGGTGTGGCAAATGGTGGCGATGACGGTGTTGTTTCTTCCGGCTCCATGGTGGGAAGAGACGATTCTGAGCGACTTTTTGCCGACGACCGTCTTGCTGATCGGCCTTGGCGTGACGGGCGTTCTGGCCACGCTGGCATTTGCCATCCAGATGTGGGCTCAGCGGCTGGTGCCTGCTCAACAGGTGGCGTTATTGTTTGCATCCGAACCGGCCCACGCGGCCTGGTTGTCCTGGTACTTTCTTGGGGAGACGTTGGATGTGCAAGGATGGATCGGGAGCGCGTTGATCCTATTGGCAGTGATGATCGGCGCGTTCGGCGGTTGA
- a CDS encoding Sulfate and thiosulfate import ATP-binding protein CysA translates to MSIHVEHVTKRFGTFTVLNDVNLQVESGELVALLGPSGCGKTTLLRILAGLERPDQGRIFLHGTEVTDRRITERRVGFVFQHYALFRHMTVADNVAFGLNVLPRAQRPSAVCIQEKVHELLRLVQLQAMADRYPSQLSGGQRQRVALARALAVEPKLLLLDEPFGALDAKVRKELRRWLRRLHDELHITGILVTHDQEEALEVADCVVVMHQGNIEQVGTPEEVYEHPASPFVYQFLGDVNVFHGRAVQDRTFADIPPLPEVDPIVSADAMDEHEVTFVRPHDLELNRFRTNPEQFEATVQYVLTAGSRVRVELMAQDSKTIEVELTKERYRELILREGDVVFVHPRHQQVFKIPQS, encoded by the coding sequence ATGAGCATTCACGTTGAACATGTCACCAAACGGTTCGGAACGTTCACGGTATTGAACGATGTCAATCTCCAGGTCGAGTCGGGGGAACTCGTTGCGCTCCTCGGCCCGTCGGGGTGCGGCAAGACGACGTTGCTGAGAATTCTCGCCGGATTGGAACGGCCAGACCAGGGGCGCATCTTTCTACATGGCACGGAGGTGACGGATCGGCGAATCACCGAACGCCGCGTGGGATTCGTCTTTCAACATTACGCACTGTTCCGCCATATGACCGTGGCGGATAATGTGGCGTTCGGACTGAACGTGCTGCCCCGAGCACAACGCCCTTCTGCCGTGTGCATACAGGAGAAAGTTCATGAACTGCTCAGGCTGGTGCAGTTGCAGGCGATGGCTGATCGCTATCCCAGCCAGCTGTCGGGGGGGCAGCGACAGCGGGTGGCGCTGGCCAGAGCGTTGGCGGTGGAACCGAAGCTTCTATTGTTGGATGAGCCTTTTGGGGCATTGGACGCAAAAGTCCGCAAAGAGCTCCGCCGCTGGCTGCGGCGGCTCCATGACGAGTTGCACATTACCGGCATTCTCGTCACCCATGACCAGGAAGAGGCGTTAGAAGTGGCTGATTGTGTGGTGGTGATGCATCAGGGAAATATTGAGCAGGTCGGTACGCCGGAAGAAGTCTATGAACATCCTGCGTCCCCGTTCGTGTATCAATTTCTTGGCGACGTCAATGTGTTTCATGGACGTGCGGTACAGGACCGGACCTTCGCGGACATACCGCCGTTGCCGGAGGTAGATCCTATTGTATCGGCAGACGCGATGGATGAACACGAAGTCACGTTCGTTCGTCCTCATGACTTAGAACTCAATCGATTCCGGACAAATCCCGAGCAGTTTGAGGCCACTGTGCAATATGTTCTCACCGCCGGGTCGCGAGTGCGAGTCGAATTGATGGCCCAAGACTCCAAGACCATCGAGGTCGAACTGACCAAGGAGCGGTATCGAGAGCTTATTCTTCGCGAAGGCGACGTCGTGTTTGTACATCCGAGGCACCAGCAGGTTTTCAAAATACCGCAGTCGTAA